A window of the Candidatus Goldiibacteriota bacterium genome harbors these coding sequences:
- a CDS encoding type II secretion system F family protein gives MKIIASIFLFAAAALAVYQKDKIASVMSGFVKNYRSGVDVLVKKSVAEIKGNEIRKLQIVLFILFAASAVIMQSVFIPVLFVPAVYFLPKYYLSYKHKKYCLEYRKNLPAFLESMISGMKSGLSLPSAMSAFAARDKSPVGREVKAVLSGTQLGISMAESLSALALKIPVRENVIMLTALETALETGGNVSEILGGILETIRKRDEADREIKALTSQGVMSGITVGLLPVLLIGAITFIDPSFTEPLFNTKAGMFILCTAVVMEAAGAFFISRIVRIE, from the coding sequence ATGAAAATAATTGCATCTATATTTCTGTTTGCCGCTGCGGCTCTTGCCGTGTATCAAAAGGACAAAATAGCTTCTGTTATGTCGGGGTTTGTAAAAAACTACAGGTCGGGTGTTGATGTACTTGTAAAAAAAAGCGTGGCGGAGATTAAAGGCAATGAAATAAGAAAGTTACAGATTGTGCTTTTTATCCTGTTTGCCGCGTCAGCCGTGATTATGCAGAGTGTTTTTATACCCGTTCTTTTTGTTCCTGCGGTATACTTTCTTCCCAAATATTACCTGTCTTATAAACATAAAAAATACTGCCTTGAATACAGGAAAAACCTGCCGGCTTTTCTTGAAAGCATGATTTCCGGGATGAAGTCCGGGTTAAGCCTGCCTTCGGCTATGTCCGCTTTTGCGGCGCGTGATAAAAGCCCTGTGGGAAGGGAAGTTAAGGCGGTTCTGTCGGGCACGCAGCTGGGAATTTCAATGGCTGAATCTTTAAGCGCCCTTGCGCTAAAAATACCTGTAAGGGAAAACGTAATTATGCTGACCGCTCTGGAAACAGCGCTTGAAACAGGCGGGAATGTAAGTGAAATCCTTGGCGGGATTCTTGAAACTATAAGAAAACGCGATGAAGCTGACCGTGAAATTAAAGCGCTGACATCCCAGGGGGTTATGTCAGGAATAACGGTGGGGCTTTTGCCGGTTCTCTTGATAGGCGCCATTACTTTTATTGACCCGTCTTTTACCGAGCCGCTTTTTAACACAAAAGCGGGGATGTTTATTCTGTGTACGGCAGTGGTAATGGAAGCTGCCGGCGCATTTTTTATAAGCAGGATTGTAAGGATAGAGTAA